In one window of Microbacterium natoriense DNA:
- a CDS encoding 3-hydroxyacyl-CoA dehydrogenase NAD-binding domain-containing protein, with amino-acid sequence MTNYDEIDFSPIQALTEGEVITHSPVRDIRLASGKVLALITLDNGRDHTRPNTLGPATLTELGETLDGLKGRAAAGEIQAVGITGKQYILAAGADLSDISKVGSRDNARLIAQLGHKVLGKLSELGVPSFAFVNGLALGGGLEIALNSTYRTVDASAAAIALPEVFLGIIPGWGGAYLLPNLIGIENALEVVISNPLKQNRMLKPQQAFDLGVVDATFPAANYLENSLAWADAVLGGKKVERKNEPGKIERLTKWPIAIKMARGMLESKIGTVPKSPYAALELLDKAKSGTKAEGFAREDEALAELVTGDQFAASMYAFDLVQKRAKRPVGAPDKALAKKVTKVGIIGAGLMASQFALLFVRKLQVPVLITDLDQARVDKGVAYIHEEIGKLEAKGRLDADSANKLRGLVTGTTDKSLYSDCDFVIEAVFEEVGVKQQVFGEIEKIIAEDAILATNTSSLSVEEIGSQLAHPERLVGFHFFNPVAVMPLIEIVKTPSTADAALSTAFVVAKGLGKNAVLTADAPGFVVNRLLAKVMGEAARAVYEGTPVADVEKAFGPLGLPMGPFQLIDLVGWKVAAHVQDTMVKAFPDRFYANENFHELAALDAVVEKDKGGRVTGWTKQAEKVVKPAVGKTPATAATILQRVQDGLATEIKLMLDEGVVPEVEDIDLCLILGAGWPFIDGGASPYLDREGASERAFGGSFHTPQIRGTESR; translated from the coding sequence ATGACGAACTACGACGAGATCGACTTCTCCCCCATCCAGGCGCTCACCGAGGGCGAGGTGATCACGCACTCCCCCGTGCGCGACATCCGGCTCGCCTCCGGCAAGGTGCTCGCCCTCATCACGCTCGACAACGGGCGCGATCACACCCGACCGAACACCCTGGGCCCTGCCACGCTCACTGAGCTCGGCGAGACCTTGGACGGCCTCAAGGGCCGTGCCGCTGCAGGAGAGATCCAGGCGGTCGGCATCACCGGCAAGCAGTACATCCTCGCCGCCGGTGCCGACCTGTCCGACATCAGCAAGGTGGGCTCGCGAGACAACGCCCGCCTGATCGCGCAGCTCGGCCACAAGGTTCTGGGCAAGCTGTCGGAGCTGGGTGTGCCGTCGTTCGCGTTCGTCAACGGCCTCGCGCTCGGCGGAGGCCTCGAGATCGCGCTGAACTCGACCTACCGCACGGTCGACGCCTCCGCAGCAGCCATCGCCCTCCCCGAGGTCTTCCTCGGCATCATCCCTGGCTGGGGCGGCGCGTATCTGCTGCCGAACCTGATCGGCATCGAGAACGCGCTCGAGGTCGTCATCTCGAACCCGCTCAAGCAGAACCGGATGCTGAAGCCGCAGCAGGCGTTCGATCTCGGCGTCGTCGACGCCACCTTCCCCGCCGCGAACTACCTCGAGAATTCGCTCGCCTGGGCCGATGCGGTCCTCGGCGGCAAGAAGGTCGAGCGCAAGAACGAGCCGGGCAAGATCGAGCGCCTCACCAAGTGGCCGATCGCGATCAAGATGGCGCGCGGCATGCTCGAGTCGAAGATCGGCACCGTGCCGAAGTCGCCGTATGCCGCCCTGGAGCTTCTCGACAAGGCGAAGAGCGGGACCAAGGCCGAGGGCTTCGCCCGTGAAGACGAGGCGCTCGCCGAGCTCGTGACCGGCGATCAGTTCGCCGCGTCGATGTACGCGTTCGACCTCGTGCAGAAGCGCGCGAAGCGTCCGGTCGGCGCCCCCGACAAGGCGCTCGCGAAGAAGGTCACCAAGGTCGGCATCATCGGCGCCGGTCTGATGGCCAGCCAGTTCGCGCTGCTGTTCGTGCGCAAGCTGCAGGTGCCCGTGCTCATCACCGATCTCGACCAGGCACGCGTCGACAAGGGCGTCGCGTACATCCACGAGGAGATCGGCAAGCTCGAAGCCAAGGGCCGGCTGGATGCCGACTCGGCGAACAAGCTGCGCGGACTGGTCACCGGCACGACCGACAAGAGCCTCTATTCGGACTGCGACTTCGTGATCGAGGCCGTGTTCGAAGAGGTCGGCGTCAAGCAGCAGGTGTTCGGCGAGATCGAGAAGATCATCGCCGAGGACGCTATCCTCGCGACGAACACCTCGTCGCTCTCGGTCGAGGAGATCGGATCGCAGCTGGCTCACCCCGAGCGCCTCGTCGGCTTCCACTTCTTCAACCCGGTCGCGGTGATGCCGCTGATCGAGATCGTGAAGACCCCGTCGACCGCCGATGCCGCGCTGTCGACCGCGTTCGTGGTTGCGAAGGGCTTGGGAAAGAACGCCGTGCTCACCGCCGACGCCCCCGGCTTCGTCGTGAACCGTCTGCTCGCGAAGGTCATGGGCGAAGCCGCGCGTGCCGTCTACGAGGGCACGCCGGTGGCCGATGTCGAGAAGGCCTTCGGCCCGCTCGGACTGCCCATGGGTCCGTTCCAGCTGATCGATCTGGTCGGCTGGAAGGTCGCGGCCCACGTGCAGGACACGATGGTGAAGGCGTTCCCCGACCGCTTCTACGCGAACGAGAACTTCCACGAGCTCGCGGCTCTGGATGCGGTCGTCGAGAAGGACAAGGGCGGCCGCGTGACGGGCTGGACCAAGCAGGCCGAGAAGGTCGTCAAGCCGGCCGTGGGCAAGACGCCGGCGACGGCGGCGACGATCCTGCAGCGCGTGCAGGACGGACTCGCCACAGAGATCAAGCTGATGCTCGACGAGGGCGTGGTGCCCGAGGTCGAGGACATCGATCTGTGCCTGATCCTCGGCGCGGGATGGCCGTTCATCGACGGTGGCGCATCGCCCTACCTCGACCGCGAAGGCGCCTCGGAGCGCGCCTTCGGCGGCTCGTTCCACACCCCGCAGATCCGCGGCACCGAAAGCCGCTGA